A DNA window from Desulfofundulus luciae contains the following coding sequences:
- a CDS encoding hydantoinase B/oxoprolinase family protein — MAKVDPFTRENIAQGLIAAAEEMFLTWGRTSQSTIIYEVLDYACGLTDARGNLIAQANGVTGFLGAITYSVISTLEKFGLENLKPGDIILTNDPFTGSGTHLCDVSAVLPIFYDGELVAFAANKGHWNEIGGKNLGSWSTNATEIYQEGLQFPVIKIYEEGKLNEAVRDMIAANCRTPDMTLGDLYAQTASLRIAEKRVLELFDKYGKDAVMESIETLLENGRKLALKELAKMPKGTFEAESYIDANANGLGDVYIKVKVTITDDNFVVDLTESGDQIAAPINCTRFGAYSAGRIIYHALLNPDAEPNEGFYSPLKVIVREGSVFAAVRPAPVSTNWEALSHITDLVAKALAPVIPERITAGHFLSIIGTILAGIEDDTGQPFVLCEPQAGGWGAGYNKDGENGLVAIADGETYMIPVEVAEYKYPIIVEQYAFNLSTGAGKFRGGCGLIRDYRLLNSNAELTTIVSRHRIPPWGFAGGKDGSPNVVEIHPADGSEPIIGATFSNYPMRKGDLVRFISGCGGGYGDPLARPVEKVWQDVKDEYITIETAAREYGVIIDPVTLEIDRGKTEKLREEMSRQN, encoded by the coding sequence ATGGCAAAAGTAGATCCATTCACCAGGGAGAATATTGCTCAGGGTTTGATTGCGGCAGCGGAAGAAATGTTTCTGACCTGGGGCCGTACCAGCCAGAGTACCATCATCTACGAAGTGCTTGACTATGCCTGTGGTCTGACCGATGCCCGAGGAAATCTCATCGCCCAGGCCAACGGGGTGACCGGTTTTTTGGGAGCAATTACCTATTCGGTGATCTCAACGCTGGAAAAGTTTGGCCTGGAGAATTTGAAGCCGGGGGATATCATTCTTACCAATGATCCCTTTACCGGCAGCGGCACCCACCTGTGCGACGTATCAGCTGTTTTACCCATTTTTTACGACGGGGAACTGGTGGCGTTTGCTGCCAATAAAGGGCACTGGAATGAAATTGGCGGCAAAAACCTGGGCAGCTGGTCTACAAATGCCACCGAGATCTATCAGGAGGGCTTGCAATTCCCGGTAATTAAAATTTATGAGGAAGGAAAATTAAACGAGGCAGTCAGGGATATGATTGCTGCCAATTGTCGTACTCCCGACATGACTCTGGGCGATTTATATGCTCAGACGGCTTCCCTGCGTATCGCAGAAAAAAGGGTGCTTGAGCTGTTTGACAAGTATGGTAAAGACGCTGTCATGGAAAGTATAGAGACATTGCTGGAGAACGGCAGAAAGCTGGCTCTTAAAGAGCTGGCTAAAATGCCCAAGGGCACCTTTGAAGCGGAAAGCTATATTGATGCCAATGCCAACGGTCTGGGTGATGTTTATATCAAAGTTAAGGTAACCATTACAGATGACAATTTTGTGGTGGACTTAACGGAGTCGGGGGACCAGATTGCCGCTCCCATCAACTGTACCAGATTTGGGGCCTACTCTGCCGGAAGAATTATTTACCATGCCCTGCTGAATCCAGACGCCGAGCCCAACGAAGGTTTTTATTCCCCGTTAAAAGTAATTGTGCGTGAAGGCAGCGTTTTTGCCGCCGTGCGACCGGCCCCGGTTTCCACCAACTGGGAGGCTTTGTCTCATATTACAGACCTGGTGGCGAAGGCGCTGGCCCCGGTGATACCGGAGAGAATAACGGCCGGTCACTTTTTAAGCATTATCGGTACCATCCTGGCCGGAATCGAAGATGATACCGGGCAACCCTTTGTCCTGTGTGAACCCCAGGCCGGAGGATGGGGTGCCGGATACAACAAAGACGGTGAAAACGGTCTGGTAGCCATCGCCGATGGAGAAACGTATATGATTCCTGTTGAGGTTGCGGAGTACAAGTATCCCATTATAGTCGAACAATATGCTTTTAATCTCAGTACCGGTGCCGGTAAATTTAGAGGTGGTTGCGGGTTGATCAGGGATTACCGCTTGCTCAACTCGAATGCCGAATTGACAACTATTGTCAGCAGACACAGGATTCCACCTTGGGGATTTGCCGGAGGAAAGGATGGCTCGCCCAATGTGGTGGAAATCCATCCTGCAGATGGTTCAGAACCCATTATAGGTGCCACTTTCTCCAATTATCCCATGCGTAAAGGTGATTTAGTAAGATTTATTAGCGGTTGTGGCGGTGGTTATGGAGATCCCCTGGCGCGTCCGGTGGAAAAAGTATGGCAGGACGTCAAAGACGAATACATTACCATTGAAACGGCAGCCAGGGAATACGGTGTGATCATCGATCCGGTGACATTGGAAATTGACCGGGGGAAAACAGAGAAACTGCGGGAAGAAATGAGCAGGCAGAATTAA